A window of Nonomuraea angiospora genomic DNA:
GAGGGGCGGCGAGGGACGGACCTGCGATCAGGCCGTCCGCGACGGCAGCACCACCGACCGCGGTACCGGCAGCGAGGAAGGTGCGTCGATTGAGCGTCGAGGAGGACTCGTCGGCTGTGGTGGAGGGTGGCACAGCGGGTCCATGGGAATCAGAGGCCATAAACTACTCCTCAGGGTTGGATGAGCACTTTGAGGCTCTTGCGGTCGGCCATGTCCTGATAGCCGGCCGGGACGCCGTCGAGGTCGGTCGTGGCGTCGAACACCTTTCCCGGCTCGAGGGTGCCGTCCAGGATGTCGGGCATCAGTTCCTCGATGTAGGCCCGGACCGGCGCGGGTCCGCCGGCCAGGCGGAGGTTGTGGCGGAAGAGGCTGCCGAAGCCGATCGGCGCCTCCTCGTACTGCGGGACGCCGACGCGGCTGATGACGCCGCCCGGGCGGACGATGCCGAGGGCCTGCTCGTAGGCCGACATGGTCCCGACGGCCTCGAGGACCGCGTGCGTGCCGTGCCCGCCGGTCAGCTCGCGGACCTGGGCGATCCCTTCCTCACCGCGGGCGGAGACGACGTCGGTGGCGCCGAACTCCCTGCCGAGGCCGGTACGCGCCGGGTGGCGGCCCATGAGGATGATCTGCTCGGCGCCCAGGCGCCTGGCCGACAGCACCGCCAGCAGGCCGACGGCGCCGTCGCCGATCACGGTGACGCGGGTGCGCTCGTTGACGCCGGCGGCCACGGCGGCGTGATAGCCGGTGCCGAACACGTCCGAGAGCGTCAGCAGGGACGGGATGAGGGCCGAGTCCGGTGCGACGGGGAGCTTGACGAGGGTGCCGTCGGCGAGCGGGACGCGGACCGCTTCGGCCTGGCCGCCCTCCTCCGGCTCGCCGTCCCAGAAGCCGGCCTGCGGGTGGGCGCAGGAGGTGTGCAAGCCCTCGCGGCAGAACGCGCAGGTGTTGTCGGAGATGGCGAAGGGAGCCACGACCAGGTCGCCCCGTTTGACGGTGGTCACCTGCGAGCCGGTGTCCTCGACGACGCCGATGAACTCGTGCCCCATCCGGGCGGGCCCGTCCGCCGGGGACAGCGAGCCGTAGGGCCACAGGTCGCTGCCGCAGATGCAGGAGGCGGTGACGCGGACGAGCGCGTCGGTGGGCAGCTTGACGACCGAGTCCGGGACGTTCTCGACGCGGACGTCGCCGGCTCCGTACATGAAGGTTGCACGCATGAGGTGTTCTCCGATGCGATTGGTGCTTGATTTCGGGTGTTGGCGTGCCGATTGCCTGACGAGGGCCAGGAGCCCCTCAGCTACGTCGTGGCTGCTGCTGCGGAGTGGCGGCGCCGGGTGAGAGCGATGGCGATCGTGGGGATCAGGGTCAGCGCGGCGATGGCGGTGCCGACCACGGCAGGACCGGTGGTCCCCAGCGACGAGCCGAGCGCGAGGCCGGCGATCCAGGATCCGACGGCGGTGCCGAAGTTGAACGCCGAGATGGTCAGTGCAGAGGCCAGGACGGGTGCCCGGCCCGCGAAGCGGACGGCCAGCGACATCAGCACCGGGTTGGCGCCGAGCCCGAAGAAGCCCAGCAGGGCGACCAGAAGAACCGTGGCCGCGGCGTAGCCGCTCAACAGGCAGATCGCGAGCAGCAGGAGGGTGGCTCCTGCGGCTGCCACGATGGTCACCGTGTGCGGACGGGCGTCGCCCAGACGCCCCCCGACGATGGACCCGGCGAGGGCGCCGACGCCGAAGCCGACCAGCGCCAGCGGCAAGAGCCCGGCGGAAAGGCCGGCCCGGCCGGTCAGCAGCGGCGAGATGTAGGAGTACGCGGCCAGGACACCGCCGGTCGTGGTGGCACAGGCCGCCAGCACCAGCCACAGCCGGCCGGAACGCAGAGCGGCCAGCTCCGAGCGGAGCGAACCCGCATGCTGGGCCGGCCCGTCGTGCGGGACGGCGCGGGCGATGAGCGCGATGGCCGCCGCGGCGAGGGCCGCGAGGGCCCAGAACGGTCCCCGCCAGCCCATGAGCTGCCCGGCGAACGCGCCGAGCGGCACGCCGACGACATGTCCGGCGGCGAAGACGCCCAGGGCGAGCATCAGGGTCAGCCGCTTGGGCAGCCGCAGCGTCAGCATCGCCATCAGCGGCGCGCCGACGATCATGCCGACCGCGAAAACCGTGATCAACAGCCCGGCCTGGGCCACGCTCACCTGCAGGTTGCCCGCGATCTGCGGCAGCAGGCCCGCCACCACGAACTCGGTCGTGCCCATCAGGAACGTGCCCAAGGCCAGCACATAGATGACGGAAGGAAGCCTGGCGGGCGGACGGTCATGCTCTTCAGCGCGCACGTCGCCACGGGCGTGCAGGACTCCTCCTCGCGTACTCATACTTCTCCACAGGGGTCGTGTTCGAACTGTCGATCCCACGAAACCGGCTTCACCGCATGTGGAGAAGGTCCTGTTTATGGGGGGTATAAACCCAACCCCCCTCCGCACTTCCTGCACGTCAGCCCGCGACTACCGTGGAAGGCATGGACCAGGAACCCGGTAATCGTTCCGACAACCGCTCCGAGATCCGGGACTTCCTCGCGAGCCGGCGCGCCAGGATCACCCCCGAGCAGGCCGGGCTGCCGACCAGCGGCCGACGCCGGGTTCCCGGGCTACGGCGCGAGGAGGTCGCCGTCCTGGCAGGCGTGAGCACCGAGTGGTACACGAGGCTGGAGAAAGGCCACATCAGCGGAGTGTCCGAAGACGTCATCGACGCGGTCGCCCGGGCACTGCAACTGGAGGAGGACGAACGTACCTACCTGTTCGACCTGGCCCGGGCAGCCCGGCCCGCCCGCCGTACGCCCTCCCGCCGCAAGGATGTCGAAGTCCCGCCCCGCATCCAGTGGATGCTCGACTCCATGACGATGGCCTCGGCATCGGTGCAGAACGGGCGCATGGACGTCGTCGCCGGCAATCCACTGGCCCGAGCCCTGTTCGCGCCGTGGTTCCGCAGCGGCACCATCGACAAGCGCGGCCGCCCCAACGTCGCCCGCTACATCTTCCTGGACCCGGGCGCCCACGACTTCTACGTCGACTGGGAGAGCGCCGCCGTCACCACCGCCGCGCTGCTACGCGCGGAAGCCGGGCGCGAACCCCACGACCGGGCCCTGCGCGAACTCGTGGGCGAGCTGTCCACGCTCAGCCCCGACTTCCGCACCATGTGGGCGGCCCACGACGTCCGCATCCGCCACGACGGCATCAAGCGGCTGCGCCACCCCGAGGTCGGCCGCCTGGAACTGACCTACCAGTCCCTGAACCTGCCGATGTCCCATCGGGCGGTGCACGACCTGACCATCTACACCGCCGAACCGGGCACCACCTACGAAGACCGGCTCAAGCTCCTCGCCAGCCTGGCCGCCACCCGGCCCCGGGCGGAGGAGCCCACCAACCAGCCCCGCTGAAGCAGGCCGCCCCAACCGCGAGCCCGAACCGGTACCGCGGCGATCATGGCGTCGCGGAGTGACTCGCCTGCGCGGCGACGTCTCGGTCCGCGATCCACCCGCAGCCGCTGGCCGGGCTTCCGGTGGAGGCGATGACCGCGTCCAGATTGTCGCGAGTACGGGTCAGCGCGGCGATCTGGGCGTCGATGCGATCACGCTCGGCGGCCAGCCGGGCACGTGATTCGGGGGTGCTGACCTTGGCATCGACGCAGGGCAGCAACTCGGCGATGGTCCGGCTGGACAGGCCGGCGGAGTAGAGCATCTGGATCAGGTGAACGCGGTCGGCCGCCGAGGCGGGATAGTGACGCTGCCCGGAGTCGCTCCGTTCCGCCTCCAGCAGCCCCTGCTCCTCGTAGTAACGCAAGGCCCGCACGCTGACGCCCGACCGCGCCGCCAACTCGCCGATCCGCACCGTGACCTCCATCACAACACTTGCCTCTGACGTCAACGTCAGGTTTTAGCCTATCCAGCATGCAGATCAACGGAGCACATGTGCTGGTCACCGGCGCCAACCGGGGCCTGGGCCGGCAATTCATCCTTTCCCTCCTCGACCGCGGCGCCGGCAAGGTGTACGCCACCGCCCGCCGTCCCGATCTCGTCGACGTACCAGGAGTCATCCCGCTGCGCCTGGACATCACGGACCCGGCGTCGGTCGCCGCCGCGGCCGCCGCGGCGCCCGATGTCAAGATCGTCATCAACAACGCGGGCATCTCCACCGGCGCGAACCTCATCACCGGCGACCTGGACACGATCCGCCGCGAGATGGACACCCACTTCTACGGCACTCTCAACGTGATCCACGCCTTCGCGCCCCAGCTGGCCGACGGCGCGATCCTCAACGTCCTGTCCGCCCTCTCGTGGCTCGCCTTCGACGGCGCGGGTGCCTACCACGCGGCCAAGGCCGCCGAGTGGGCGCTCACCAACAGCGTCCGCCTGGAGCTGGCCGGCCAGGGCACCCTGGTGACGGGTCTGCACCTGGGCGCCGCGGACACCGACATGTCGGCCTGGTACACCGGTGACAAGACCGCTCCTGAGGTGATCGTCGAGGCAGCCCTCGACGGCATCGAGGCGAACCGCCCCGAGGTGCTCGCCGACGACTGGAGCCGCCAGGTGAAGGCGTGGCTGTCCGAGGACCCGAGCGTCATCTACCGGGAAGCAGCGGCCGCCCTCACGGCCTGACCCTCAGGCCGCCTCGGCATGCTCAAGCCCCGAAGGAACACAGTGGTCGCCGAACTGGGAGGCTGAACGAGGACTCGATCGCGGCCCGCCCCGCGCGATGCTGCCCTCAAGAATGCCGGCTCGCTCCCGCAGCCGCTTCGGCGACAACAGCACGGTCGATCGCCCCGGCCGTAGCGAGGAAGCACAGGCTCCTCCGGTGGCGCGTTGAACCCCGCTATCCGGACGGCTCAGGTGCGGCGATGAGCGTGATCGATCGGCTGCTCGAGTCTGACCCCGCCATCCGCCGGCAGGGGCTGCGCGATCTCACGGACGCCGCGCCCGACGAGGTCGCCGCCGAGCGAGCTCGCGTGGAGCGCGAGGGCTGGGGGGCCCGTCTCCTGGCGCTTCAGGGGTGGCGACGGGTTGTGGAACGGTGGCGCCTGCTTCCCGGCGTCCTACACCGGCGGCTCATCACCGAGCACGGGCGATGGGAGCACGCCGGGCAGCGGTACATCGGTGGTCGAGCGCAGCATCGGACCGTCGCTCCTAGGAAGACCGCTCCGTTCCAGGGCCGTCGAGGGTGATGGCAGTGTGAAGGCCCATCCGGACGAGGAAGAGCGGTGATCAGGCCATGAAGGCGGTGCGGTTCCACGAGTACGGCGGGATCGATGTCCTGCGGGTGGAGGAGGTGGAGCGTCCGGTGCCCGGCCCCGGGCAGGTGCTGGTCGAGGTGCGCGCGGCCGGGATCCAGCCCGGCGAGGCGATGATCCGGCAGGGCGCGCGGCACGAGCGCTGGCCGGCGACGTTCCCCTCCGGGCAGGGCAGCGATCTGGCCGGTCTCGTGGTGCAGGTCGGTCCGCAGGTGCGCGGCGTCGCGGTGGGCGACGAGGTCCTCGGTTTCACTCACCGGAGGGCGAGCCACGCGGAGTTCGTCGTGGTGGACGATGTGCAGCTGACCCCGCGTCCGAAGGGGCTGTCCTGGGAGGTGGCCGGGTCGTTGTACGTGGCCGGCACGACCGCGTACGCCACCGTGTTCGCGGTCGACCCCGGGCCGGGCGACACGGTCGTCGTGTCCGGCGCGGCGGGCGGCGTCGGGTCCCTTGCCGCGCAGCTCGCGCGGCGGCGCGGCGCCACGGTGATCGGGCTGGCGAGCGAGCCGAACCACGCTTGGTTGAAGGATCGCGGGGTCGTTCCGGTCGAGTACGGAGAGGACGTGGCCGAGCGGATCCGGCGAGCCTGCAGCGGGAAGGTCGACGCGTTCATCGACACGTTCGGCGAGGGCTACGTGGAGCTGGCAGTGGAGCTGGGCGTGCGGCCCGAACGGATCAACACGATCCGCGACTGGCAGGCCGCGGCCAAGGTCGGCGCGCGTACCGACGGAGAAGGCGCCGCGGCGTGCGCGGTCGTGCTCGGCGAGCTGGCCCGGCTCGCCGCGCGCGGGGAGCTCGAGGTGCTGATCGCCCGCACCTACCCGCTGGAGCAGGTACGGGAGGCGTTCCGCGAGCTGGAACAGGGACACACTCACGGCAAGATCGTGCTCCGGCCCTAGCCGGGGAAGGCGCGGCCCATGTGCCGTAGCGGTCGCGGCTCGTCAACGGCGAGTAGCGACCCACGGCCCGTATGATCAACCGGTGGATGAAGGGATCTTGTTTCTTCTCGCCGGTGCTCCGGGGTCGGGCAAGAGCACGCTGCTGCCACACCTGCTGAAGGCCGCCGACGGGCTGGTCGTCATGGACATGGACGAGCTACTCGAGGACGGCGGGCTCATCGGCGTGCCGATCGCGACGATGGACGCCGCGCCCGTCTGGCCCGCGTACGACCGCATGTGGACCCGCATCGTCACCATGGTCCGGCGCGCCGGCCACCCCGTCCTCCTGCTCTGTCCCGTCCCCGACGCCGACGAGCTCGCACCGGGCGGGCGATGGACCGGCGACGTCCACTGCGCCCTCCTGGACTGCACCGACGCCGAGCGGCTGCGGCGACTGCGAGCACGCGGCGACAGGCCGGATGAGTTCGAAGACGCGATGGCGGACGCCGCCCGGGCACGTGCTCTCATCCCCACCGTGTTCCACACCGACGACGCCGACGTCACGGAGCTGGCCACGCGGATCGCCGGCCATGTCAACAAGCTGCGCCCCTGACACTTCAACCGGCAGAGGCGACGGGATCCTGAGGCGGGCCGAGCGCGGCTGTGTGGCCGGCGGGGGAGAGGTCTGCGTCGTCAATGTTCGGGGTGGTGACCATGAGTTCGTCGGTGCCGGTGGCGTCGAGCACCGACTGCAGGTGCTCGACCACCATGGCCGGGCTTCCGACGAGGACGCCGCCGGAGCGGGCGGCGATTTCGGCGCGATCGTCGTCGGTGTAGGGATACGCTGCCGCGTCCTCGGGGCTCGGCAGCAGGATGCGGTTTCCCCGGATCCGGCTGAGCACCTTCAACCGGGTGGATCCGGCGAGCCATTCGGCGCGTTCGTCGTCCTCGGCGGCGATGACGGACACGCTGACCAGCGTCGTCGGTGTCGCGGCGTGGTCGGAGGGACGGAAGTGCTCCCGGTAGGTGTTCATGGCGTCCGCGGCCGTCTCCGCGTTGAGGTGGTGGGCGAAGGCGTAGGGCAGGCCGAGCTCGGCGGCGAGTTCGGCGCTGCCGGTCGTGGAGCCGAGCAGCCACAGCGACGGCACGTTCCCGCCGAGGACGGGGATCGCCTTGACCTGCGCGTCCTGGGGCGGGTCGAGGTAGGTCCGGAGCTCGTCGAGCTGCCGGCGGAAGGTCTTCGCGGTCCGCTCCCGTTCGGGACGGACCGCGTCCACGGCCGCCCGAGGACCGCCCGG
This region includes:
- a CDS encoding zinc-dependent alcohol dehydrogenase family protein, coding for MRATFMYGAGDVRVENVPDSVVKLPTDALVRVTASCICGSDLWPYGSLSPADGPARMGHEFIGVVEDTGSQVTTVKRGDLVVAPFAISDNTCAFCREGLHTSCAHPQAGFWDGEPEEGGQAEAVRVPLADGTLVKLPVAPDSALIPSLLTLSDVFGTGYHAAVAAGVNERTRVTVIGDGAVGLLAVLSARRLGAEQIILMGRHPARTGLGREFGATDVVSARGEEGIAQVRELTGGHGTHAVLEAVGTMSAYEQALGIVRPGGVISRVGVPQYEEAPIGFGSLFRHNLRLAGGPAPVRAYIEELMPDILDGTLEPGKVFDATTDLDGVPAGYQDMADRKSLKVLIQP
- a CDS encoding MFS transporter, whose translation is MSTRGGVLHARGDVRAEEHDRPPARLPSVIYVLALGTFLMGTTEFVVAGLLPQIAGNLQVSVAQAGLLITVFAVGMIVGAPLMAMLTLRLPKRLTLMLALGVFAAGHVVGVPLGAFAGQLMGWRGPFWALAALAAAAIALIARAVPHDGPAQHAGSLRSELAALRSGRLWLVLAACATTTGGVLAAYSYISPLLTGRAGLSAGLLPLALVGFGVGALAGSIVGGRLGDARPHTVTIVAAAGATLLLLAICLLSGYAAATVLLVALLGFFGLGANPVLMSLAVRFAGRAPVLASALTISAFNFGTAVGSWIAGLALGSSLGTTGPAVVGTAIAALTLIPTIAIALTRRRHSAAAATT
- a CDS encoding helix-turn-helix transcriptional regulator, with product MDQEPGNRSDNRSEIRDFLASRRARITPEQAGLPTSGRRRVPGLRREEVAVLAGVSTEWYTRLEKGHISGVSEDVIDAVARALQLEEDERTYLFDLARAARPARRTPSRRKDVEVPPRIQWMLDSMTMASASVQNGRMDVVAGNPLARALFAPWFRSGTIDKRGRPNVARYIFLDPGAHDFYVDWESAAVTTAALLRAEAGREPHDRALRELVGELSTLSPDFRTMWAAHDVRIRHDGIKRLRHPEVGRLELTYQSLNLPMSHRAVHDLTIYTAEPGTTYEDRLKLLASLAATRPRAEEPTNQPR
- a CDS encoding MerR family transcriptional regulator produces the protein MRIGELAARSGVSVRALRYYEEQGLLEAERSDSGQRHYPASAADRVHLIQMLYSAGLSSRTIAELLPCVDAKVSTPESRARLAAERDRIDAQIAALTRTRDNLDAVIASTGSPASGCGWIADRDVAAQASHSATP
- a CDS encoding SDR family oxidoreductase, coding for MQINGAHVLVTGANRGLGRQFILSLLDRGAGKVYATARRPDLVDVPGVIPLRLDITDPASVAAAAAAAPDVKIVINNAGISTGANLITGDLDTIRREMDTHFYGTLNVIHAFAPQLADGAILNVLSALSWLAFDGAGAYHAAKAAEWALTNSVRLELAGQGTLVTGLHLGAADTDMSAWYTGDKTAPEVIVEAALDGIEANRPEVLADDWSRQVKAWLSEDPSVIYREAAAALTA
- a CDS encoding NADP-dependent oxidoreductase, giving the protein MKAVRFHEYGGIDVLRVEEVERPVPGPGQVLVEVRAAGIQPGEAMIRQGARHERWPATFPSGQGSDLAGLVVQVGPQVRGVAVGDEVLGFTHRRASHAEFVVVDDVQLTPRPKGLSWEVAGSLYVAGTTAYATVFAVDPGPGDTVVVSGAAGGVGSLAAQLARRRGATVIGLASEPNHAWLKDRGVVPVEYGEDVAERIRRACSGKVDAFIDTFGEGYVELAVELGVRPERINTIRDWQAAAKVGARTDGEGAAACAVVLGELARLAARGELEVLIARTYPLEQVREAFRELEQGHTHGKIVLRP
- a CDS encoding AAA family ATPase; amino-acid sequence: MDEGILFLLAGAPGSGKSTLLPHLLKAADGLVVMDMDELLEDGGLIGVPIATMDAAPVWPAYDRMWTRIVTMVRRAGHPVLLLCPVPDADELAPGGRWTGDVHCALLDCTDAERLRRLRARGDRPDEFEDAMADAARARALIPTVFHTDDADVTELATRIAGHVNKLRP
- a CDS encoding MsnO8 family LLM class oxidoreductase gives rise to the protein MTYAFRCWTPHRSCSAPAVLIGHLADATRHLRVGAGGVLLPNHAPIVVAEQFGTLAALHPGRIDLGLGRAPGGPRAAVDAVRPERERTAKTFRRQLDELRTYLDPPQDAQVKAIPVLGGNVPSLWLLGSTTGSAELAAELGLPYAFAHHLNAETAADAMNTYREHFRPSDHAATPTTLVSVSVIAAEDDERAEWLAGSTRLKVLSRIRGNRILLPSPEDAAAYPYTDDDRAEIAARSGGVLVGSPAMVVEHLQSVLDATGTDELMVTTPNIDDADLSPAGHTAALGPPQDPVASAG